The following proteins are encoded in a genomic region of Bosea beijingensis:
- a CDS encoding fused MFS/spermidine synthase, giving the protein MAATLPIYVATIFVSAFLLFGIQPMFAKMVLPKLGGSPGVWSVAMVFFQAVLLAGYGYAHLLVSRLSVRRAALVHLALMFAVLAISLPIHIAAGFERPPQEGEVLWLIGLFTASVGLPFFAVAANGPLLQAWFARTGHSHAADPYFLYAASNIGSFLALIAYPFVVEPLLPLAMQTRAWAWGFAVLLAGIAGCAGLAIGTGRMDAPAPTTAATPGSVTHLQRFGWVALAFVPSGLLVAVTAHISADVAAVPLLWVVPLALFLLTFVIVFQRRPILPHRWMLRLQIVLLLGLLLAIPFQSPAGWGVSLALHLGLFFATAMVAHGELVKRRPDASRLTEFYLWMSFGGVLGGLFSGLLAPMLFNAVIEYPILIVAGLLCRPEIAAGRAPRRLKLGLIAAAASVTALLVVGDRQLTDSIRSFYGINRISETEDGRFRKLVHGTTVHGVQRLRNDDGSVVTGRPEPLSYYFTGGAIADGIDALRRARGGTLGKVASVGVGTGSLACRIRPGEDWSFYEIDARVVSIATDPARFSFVSECAPHVPFVIGDARLTLADAAPGSLDLIVIDAFSSDAIPVHLLTREAIGLYLSRLAPGGAMLFHISNRNMDLAPVVAATAREHGLLTWISQYRQTPEMKDQHKFLSQVAMVARDPADLRFASQEQWRVEQGDGVRPWRDDYADVVGAIWRKLSRRTTSAGGIAQ; this is encoded by the coding sequence ATGGCGGCGACGCTCCCGATCTATGTCGCGACGATCTTCGTTTCGGCCTTCCTGCTCTTCGGCATCCAGCCGATGTTCGCCAAGATGGTGCTGCCGAAGCTGGGCGGCTCGCCCGGCGTCTGGTCGGTCGCCATGGTGTTCTTCCAGGCGGTGCTGCTCGCAGGCTACGGCTATGCACACCTGCTCGTCAGCCGCCTCAGCGTGCGCCGCGCCGCGCTCGTCCATCTGGCGCTGATGTTCGCGGTCCTCGCGATCAGTCTGCCGATCCATATCGCCGCCGGGTTCGAGCGGCCGCCGCAGGAAGGAGAAGTGCTCTGGCTGATCGGCCTGTTCACGGCCTCGGTCGGCTTGCCCTTCTTCGCCGTCGCCGCCAACGGGCCGCTGCTGCAGGCCTGGTTCGCACGGACGGGCCACAGCCATGCCGCCGATCCCTATTTCCTCTATGCCGCCTCCAATATCGGCAGTTTTCTCGCCCTGATCGCCTATCCGTTCGTGGTGGAGCCGCTGCTGCCGCTCGCGATGCAGACCAGAGCCTGGGCCTGGGGCTTTGCTGTGCTGCTCGCCGGAATTGCCGGCTGCGCCGGGCTCGCCATCGGCACAGGCCGGATGGATGCTCCCGCACCCACCACCGCAGCGACGCCCGGCTCCGTCACTCACCTGCAACGCTTCGGCTGGGTCGCGCTTGCCTTCGTGCCGTCCGGGTTGCTGGTCGCCGTCACCGCGCATATCTCCGCCGATGTCGCCGCCGTGCCGCTGCTTTGGGTGGTGCCGCTGGCGCTGTTCCTGCTGACCTTCGTCATCGTCTTCCAGCGCCGCCCGATCCTGCCGCATCGCTGGATGCTGCGTTTGCAGATCGTCCTGCTGCTCGGCCTGCTTCTCGCCATTCCGTTCCAGTCGCCGGCCGGCTGGGGCGTCTCGCTGGCGCTGCATCTCGGCCTGTTCTTCGCGACCGCGATGGTGGCGCATGGCGAGCTGGTGAAGCGCCGCCCCGATGCATCGCGCCTGACCGAATTCTATCTGTGGATGTCGTTCGGCGGCGTGCTCGGCGGGCTGTTCAGCGGCCTGCTGGCGCCGATGCTGTTCAATGCGGTCATCGAATATCCCATCCTGATCGTGGCCGGGTTGCTGTGCCGCCCGGAGATTGCCGCAGGCCGCGCTCCACGGCGGCTGAAGCTCGGCCTGATCGCGGCGGCTGCGAGCGTGACGGCTTTGCTGGTTGTCGGCGATCGGCAGCTCACCGATTCGATCCGCTCCTTCTATGGCATCAACCGGATTTCCGAGACGGAAGACGGGCGTTTCCGCAAGCTCGTGCATGGGACCACCGTCCACGGTGTGCAGCGCCTGCGCAACGATGACGGCAGCGTGGTCACCGGCCGGCCCGAGCCGTTGAGCTACTACTTCACGGGCGGCGCCATCGCGGACGGCATCGACGCCCTGCGGCGCGCACGCGGCGGAACGCTGGGCAAGGTCGCTTCCGTCGGCGTCGGCACGGGTTCGCTCGCCTGCCGGATCCGCCCAGGGGAGGATTGGAGCTTCTACGAGATCGACGCCCGCGTGGTTTCTATCGCGACCGATCCGGCACGCTTCTCCTTCGTCAGCGAGTGTGCTCCGCATGTGCCGTTCGTGATCGGCGACGCCCGGCTGACGCTCGCCGATGCGGCGCCCGGCTCGCTCGACCTGATCGTCATCGATGCGTTCTCATCAGACGCGATTCCGGTTCACCTGCTGACGCGGGAGGCGATCGGGCTCTACCTTTCCAGGCTGGCTCCCGGCGGCGCCATGCTGTTCCACATCTCCAACCGGAACATGGATCTCGCCCCCGTGGTCGCCGCGACGGCACGCGAGCATGGGCTCCTCACCTGGATCAGCCAGTATCGCCAGACACCGGAGATGAAGGATCAGCACAAGTTCCTGTCACAGGTGGCGATGGTCGCGCGTGATCCGGCGGATCTCCGCTTTGCCTCGCAAGAGCAGTGGCGGGTGGAGCAAGGGGACGGCGTGCGGCCCTGGCGCGACGACTATGCCGATGTCGTCGGTGCGATCTGGCGGAAGCTCTCGCGCCGAACGACGTCAGCCGGCGGCATCGCGCAGTAA
- a CDS encoding type II toxin-antitoxin system RatA family toxin: MPMFNSTRRVRHSPEQMFALVADVETYPQFLPLCEGLVVRRRTPREGGGEVLLADMSVGYKAIRETFTSRVTLDPANLKILVEYVDGPFRYLENRWTFKPHEAGCEVGFFISYEFASRMLGLLMGAMFDKAFRKFAEAFEKRAELVYGRNAPTIVTGP, from the coding sequence ATGCCAATGTTCAACAGCACCCGCCGGGTGAGGCACTCGCCCGAGCAGATGTTCGCGCTCGTCGCCGATGTCGAGACATACCCGCAGTTTCTGCCGCTCTGCGAAGGCCTGGTCGTGCGCCGGCGTACACCACGCGAGGGCGGCGGCGAGGTGCTGCTCGCCGATATGAGCGTCGGCTACAAGGCGATCCGCGAGACCTTCACCAGCCGCGTCACGCTCGATCCGGCCAATCTCAAGATCCTCGTCGAGTATGTCGACGGGCCGTTCCGCTATCTGGAGAACCGCTGGACCTTCAAGCCGCATGAGGCGGGTTGCGAGGTCGGCTTCTTCATCTCCTACGAATTCGCCAGCCGGATGCTCGGCCTGCTGATGGGCGCGATGTTCGACAAGGCCTTCCGGAAGTTTGCCGAAGCCTTCGAGAAGCGCGCCGAGCTGGTCTATGGGCGGAATGCCCCAACGATAGTGACGGGGCCTTAA
- the lipA gene encoding lipoyl synthase, which produces MALVLDLLNRDPRPNAGNPKAQAAEVRHPEKQKRPENPVLRKPDWIRVKAPGSPKWAETKAIVKAEKLVTVCEEAGCPNIGECWEKKHATFMIMGDTCTRACAFCNVKTGVPQPLDLEEPRKVAEAVAKLGLEHVVITSVDRDDLKDGGAEHFANVIHAIRKASPGTTIEILTPDFLRKPGALEVVVAARPDVFNHNLETVPGRYLKVRPGARYFHSLRLLQRVKELDPTIFTKSGIMVGLGEERNEVLQLMDDLRSAEVDFMTIGQYLAPSRKHHAVIRFVTPDEFKSFETIAYAKGFLMVSSTPLTRSSHHAGEDFARLRAARDAQIGIGHNRRG; this is translated from the coding sequence ATGGCGCTTGTTCTCGACCTGCTGAACCGCGATCCGCGGCCCAATGCCGGCAACCCGAAGGCGCAAGCCGCGGAAGTCCGCCATCCCGAGAAGCAGAAGCGCCCGGAGAACCCGGTCCTGCGCAAGCCGGACTGGATTCGCGTCAAGGCACCGGGTTCGCCGAAATGGGCCGAGACCAAGGCGATCGTGAAGGCCGAGAAGCTGGTCACGGTCTGCGAGGAGGCCGGCTGCCCCAATATCGGCGAGTGCTGGGAAAAGAAGCACGCCACCTTCATGATCATGGGCGACACCTGCACGCGGGCCTGCGCCTTCTGCAACGTGAAGACCGGCGTGCCGCAACCGCTCGACCTGGAAGAGCCGCGCAAGGTCGCGGAGGCCGTCGCCAAGCTTGGGCTCGAGCATGTCGTGATCACCTCGGTCGATCGCGACGACCTCAAGGATGGCGGCGCCGAGCATTTCGCCAATGTGATCCATGCCATTCGCAAGGCCTCGCCCGGCACCACGATCGAGATCCTGACGCCCGATTTCCTGCGCAAGCCGGGCGCGCTCGAAGTGGTCGTGGCGGCCCGCCCCGACGTCTTCAACCACAATCTCGAAACCGTACCGGGCAGGTACCTCAAGGTTCGTCCCGGCGCGCGCTATTTCCATTCGCTGCGCCTGCTGCAGCGGGTGAAGGAGCTCGACCCGACCATCTTCACCAAGTCCGGCATCATGGTCGGCCTCGGCGAGGAGCGGAACGAGGTGCTCCAGTTGATGGACGACCTGCGCTCGGCCGAGGTCGACTTTATGACGATCGGCCAGTATCTCGCGCCCTCGCGCAAGCACCACGCCGTGATCCGCTTCGTCACGCCCGACGAGTTCAAGAGCTTCGAGACCATCGCCTATGCCAAGGGCTTCCTGATGGTCTCCTCGACGCCGCTGACCCGCTCCTCGCACCATGCCGGCGAGGATTTCGCCCGTTTGCGTGCGGCGCGCGATGCCCAGATCGGTATCGGCCACAATCGTCGCGGCTGA
- a CDS encoding GlsB/YeaQ/YmgE family stress response membrane protein has protein sequence MESFAATMAQPGYGFFMTLFIGVIAGWIAERLTSSDHGLFTNMLVGVAGSFVGAKVAELLAIPVFGFWRTLVAAVAGAVIVIVIWNAARGRR, from the coding sequence ATGGAAAGCTTTGCCGCCACCATGGCCCAGCCGGGCTATGGCTTCTTCATGACGCTCTTCATCGGCGTCATCGCCGGCTGGATCGCCGAGCGCCTGACCTCGTCCGATCACGGGCTCTTCACCAACATGCTCGTCGGCGTCGCCGGCTCCTTCGTCGGTGCCAAGGTCGCGGAACTCCTTGCGATTCCGGTCTTCGGCTTCTGGCGGACGCTGGTTGCGGCGGTAGCTGGCGCTGTCATCGTGATCGTGATCTGGAACGCGGCCCGGGGGCGCAGGTGA
- a CDS encoding GlsB/YeaQ/YmgE family stress response membrane protein, translating into MTTVGAPMLGAGPSARHIALMPPRTRKSAKPDRVVRDEEIEILPPRRTLPLDWSVIVPTVAFGTVTGFAASLVVGGGGVIRHAVVGVLGMLVGQGIVRLTGWRLNTGYSFLDDAGMAVIGAILIILLARFIA; encoded by the coding sequence ATGACAACGGTTGGTGCGCCGATGCTTGGCGCCGGTCCATCCGCGCGCCATATTGCGCTAATGCCGCCACGAACCCGCAAATCCGCCAAACCCGATCGCGTTGTCCGCGACGAGGAGATCGAGATCCTGCCGCCGCGCCGGACGCTGCCGCTCGACTGGAGCGTCATCGTGCCGACCGTCGCTTTCGGCACCGTCACGGGCTTCGCAGCCAGCCTGGTCGTCGGCGGTGGCGGAGTAATCCGCCATGCGGTCGTCGGCGTGCTCGGCATGCTGGTCGGGCAGGGTATCGTGCGCCTGACCGGCTGGCGGCTGAACACCGGCTACAGCTTTCTGGACGATGCCGGCATGGCGGTCATCGGCGCCATCCTCATTATCCTGCTGGCGCGCTTCATCGCCTGA